The Balaenoptera acutorostrata chromosome 11, mBalAcu1.1, whole genome shotgun sequence genome segment tgtTAGAACATGGAGAGATGAACTCGCAATCTGTTGAGATAAATCTACTTCACTTTTGTTATTCTCCTCAGAGCACAAAACTGaccccctttttcctttcttttatagaAAGACAAATCTACAAAGCAAATCTCCATGGACATAGCACAGGCAGAGGAAAATGGCACTAGATCTAGAGGCAGACCTGGGTCACAGATCTGCTTTTCCCACCGACCAGCGACGCAACTGTCTACAAGTCCAGAACTTCTCTGAACCCTGGTTtgtatctataaaacagagacaCAAATACATGTCCAAACTCACACAGAGTTACTGTGAAAATCCTATGAGACAGCACCCTGTCTACAGCAGTTTAATACGAAGTTGACACACACTAGTTGTTCTCAACTGGGGTCAGTTTCATCCTCCCCAGGGGGCATTTGGAAATGTCTGGAAACATATCTGGTTGTCACAATGTCACCTGTGAGTAGAAGCCAGGAATTCTGCTAAGCATCCTACAATGCAAAGGACAGCCCCACAACGAGGAAGTCCCAGACCAAGATGTTAACAGTGCCGAGGCTGGAAACCCTGGGATACACTGAGGACCACAAGCTGCCATTTCTCATCAGCTGGACCAACAGAGGTGAGCACGTGATCCGTCTGCGCCTCCGACAGTGAGCATCTAACCCCTCTCCTGGGCTCCTTCATTCACATTCATTAATATCACATCCACAGGCATGTGCAAGATGAGGAGAATGAAAAGATCAAGAGCTTTCCCTATTTTTGATACTTAACTAatcaaggacacacacacaccaaaaaaaactCCAATACTGTAACtaaggaaagacagaaaacattccattaagaaatacactttgtatacaatggaatattattcagccataaaaaagaatgacatcttcccatctgtgacaacatggatagaccttgagggtattcagctaagtgaaataagttagacagagacaaatactagatctcacttatatgtggtatctaaaacaaaaacaaaaacaaaaaaaaattgagctcacagatacagagaacagatttggtggttgccagaggcagggatgGGTGTGTGTGAAATGGGTGAAAGGgggcaaaaggtacaaatttcagttataaaataaataagtcatggggatgtaatgtacaacatgctgactagagttaataatactgtactgcatatttgaaagttgctaagggaaaatatctttgaaattctcatcataagaaaaatacGTAACTATgaatggtgacagatgttaactagacttactatgaccattttgcaatatatacgaatattaaatcattacattttacacctgaaacgaatataatatgtcaattacatctcaatttaaaaaaaaaagaaaagaaaagcagagagaaggaggtgggggagaaagagagtaagaggaaggaagggagggagggagggaaggaggaagggaaagaaaggacaggaaaggaaaggaagggaaggggagggaagggaagggaaggggaaaagaaaagaaaagagaaaagaaaaacactttggGGCTAGAAAATCAGGTCAGCAACAGGACTCACCTTGGAATGGGTAGGAATGTCAAAGTTAACAACTACATCCACATGAGGTATGTCCAAACCACGGCTGGCAACATCAGTTGCTAAAAGAATGGAACGAGCCTTTGCCTTAAATTTATTAAGGGATCCTAGGCGCTTGCTCTGAGAtgatgaaaagaagaaatggaaagaatttaATCTTGAAAAACGTGGAATCCAAGACACACAAACTAGACACACTAAATAAATACAAGAACCaagagataaatttttaaaaggatgtttCCCCCTTAGTCTGAACTAGGCTTCACAGGTCAAAAGGAAACATGGAAgcaataaaaagatatttaagacTAAAGCTAGAAAATACTAACATGAAACAGAGTTTGTTAAACATGATAGAAAGATAACTGGGAAATAATTTATTGAAAGTCTTTAGAGACGAGAGAGTCACTATTACCATGAGGGCTGAATAAATCAACTCAATAGCTTCCATCCCAGACAACTACCTGTGGAATATTCTAATTTGAGTTTCTTGCTATCCTGAAAGGAGGAAGTAGCATCCAAACACTTTAATGCCCATAAAATCAGGACAACTATGGGAAGATGCATTAATGTCATGTGTTGCTATTGCAGAAATCTCCTGCTACAAGGTTTAGCTTTCTCATGCCCCCAGTTCACCACTAATGATTCCAAAGAATAGTTACCTGACTCATCTGTCCATTGAGGGGAATGGCAGTGAATCCAAGATTTCGGAGTAGCAAAGCTGTCCTCTGAGTATTGTTACAGGTGCTGCAGAATATCATAAAGGAGTTTCCAGCCAATTCATTTAGAATATAAACCAGGTAGGTATCCTAAGTCACAAAGCCAAAACAATATATGTAACTGAACCTGGAAGAAGGTTGGCGTCCTGGGCATATAAATTATGTAAAAGACTAAGCCCATAGCTGCTTCTCAGTTATCCAGACCCCCAGCTGCCAGCTTTGCACTCCTTAACCGGCACTATCATTATCATCTCTGTGAACCATGAGTTTCACACACAGCCTGAAGCCAAGCACAAGGAGAGCTGTACTCAGCAAGCACGCAAAGCCCTGACATCAAAGCACAAAACTTGGGTCCCTTGCCCATAAAAAAGCCACATAATAAGCAGGCAAAAGAAAAACTACCTCAAGGATGGGGTTAGGAAGGGATTATATCATGACTTCATTACTGTGGTTTAATATGTTGTGAATTCCCGGAATGTTTGACTTTATCAGTGATAAATATAAGCATGGCACGAGctctaaaacaaacagaaaggacTCCAATCTGTAGCACAGCTCTTAGCTAATCAAGAGTTGACACATTTTCAGATGCCTTGGTGAAGAAggagagggagtggcaggaatgATCAAAGCAAACACTTTACCTTGAACTTAGAaggaataaaaagataatattgCTGTAACTTCTCAACCGTCTGGTATTTAGAGGAAACAGCACATTTCACAGGATTCTTCAGCGCTGCTCGCTGAAGTTTTTGCACCTGAAGAAAGAAAACCTAGAATAGTACACTGATTCCTAAATActctatttttattatcattactgtGACTGTTTCTATTTATCAATtcttataaagaagaaaagagaagtccTAGAAAAGTTCACCTTCTTGGTCATCGTAGCAGAGAAGAGAAATGTTTTCCGATCTCGGGGAATCACTTTCAGGATCTTGTCAACCTAAGGCAGAAAGAGCAAAGGATACCAACGTAACATTTAGACTGGACACCTGCAAATGCTGCttgtgaaggagagaaggagataaCAAACTAAATACATCACTGTGGGATTTGGGGACTCAAAACTTTGATTCAGTTCAGCTAAAATTGActgaatatttactatttgaTACCATACCAGATGCTATCAAAAATAATGCCAGTCAGAGAAAAGAACAGTTTAAATCAGCAGAGTAGTGCTAATCTAAGAGAAAAGTAAAGAATAAGCATTAATCAACTAAATAAGCTATGAAGAATGGGTCATCAAAGAAAAGATGGAAGAGGTTGAAatcaaatgaaatggaaaagaaaatctggttttggtatttCTCATCTCTGAAATCAAAGTCAgcctatatgtatgtatgtatgtatatatgtgtgtgtgtatatatatatatatatatatatatatatatacacacacacatatatacatatatacatgttttttgCCCAActgtcttttttaattgaagtatagttgatttacaatgtttcaggtgtacagcaaagtgattcagttacacatacatacatatttacactttttcagattcttttccattataggttattacaagatattgaatatagttccctgtgctatacagtaagtccttgttgtttatctattttatatataatagtgtgtgtatattaatcccatattcctaatttatccctcgccCCCCAAGTCAAACTATATTCGAAAGAGGATGCTGagactatttacaatatccaagagatggaagcaacctaaatgtccatcgacagatgaatggataaagaagatgtggtatatatacagaatggaatactactcagccataaaaaagaatgaaataatgccatttgcagcaacatggatggacctagagattatcatactaagtgaagtcagacaaagacaaatatcatataatatcacttatatatagaatctaaaatatgatacaaatggacttatttacaaaacagaaacacattcacagacatagaaaacaaacttatggttaccaaaggggaaaagagggaaggataaattaggagtttgtgtaggtatatgtatacacacacacacacacacacacacacacacacacacacacatatatatgtatatatacacatatttatatatgtatgtataactgaatcactttgctgtacaccagaaacacaacattgtaaattaactatacttcagtaaaaagttaattaatttaatttaatttaatagcaacaaggatatattgtacagcacagggaaatatagtcattattttgtaataattttaaatggagtatcatctatagaaatattgaatcattatgttgcacacctaaaaataatataatactataaatcaactatctttcaataaaaaagaaagaaaacataaaaataaagaggatGCTGAGGCACTGACAGGGTAAGGAGCATCAAGAATGAAAAAAGCAGCAGACATGTTAAATTAACCAACCATGGTAAGTGCTCCACAAAAGCAGGTATGTAATGAACCAGATTTTGAACAGATTTTGAGATGCCCTAGGAAGAGGAAAGACGTTGAGAGCTCACCTCTGTCTCAAAATCCATATTCAATATTCGGTCTGCTTCATCCATGACCAAGTACTTGAGAGCTCTTAAGTTGAAACCTTTTGTATTTTCCAAGTGGTCAATCAGTCGACCAGGAGTTGCTAACAAGAAGAGTTGAGGAGAGAGGGCAATGTTTaagaaaaaggacagaaagaaagtGACCACCCCCTCCCAGACAGAATTtcagaaactaaaaaaaattaaacaaaaaattaaatccatTCTTTGAACTCTTTCCACACAAAGAAGTTACACCCAATATCAGTAGATTTTCTCCAATTCATCATCACCAGTGTCTTTTACCGTTGTCATTACTCACCTATTATTATATGTGGTTTTTTGGCCAGGGCCAGAGATTGAGACATTGAATCAATTCCACCTACAATCACagctacagaaagaaaaagaatattgaaaagagatccttaatttttttccatagttCACTGTAAAGCCAATGACacatttctactttcatttttcttcccttacaATTACAACTTTCCCCGAAGCTAAAATACCAAATCAGCTCTTTAGGTCAATGAACTTATGTTAACGACACTTCCTTCCATTCTCCTTTCACACTCATTCTCAACCTGTGAAGAAATTCTGAAGATTCCTTTCCTCTCGACACTTACCACATTGCACCCCAATAGAAGACCCCAGGGCTTCAAACTGCTCTGAGATCTGAAAGGCTAGCTCCCGAGTTGGGGTGAGAACTAAGGCAAACAAACGCTGGGGCGTCTCTAGCAGCACATTCAGAATGGGCAGAGCAAAGGCCCCAGTCTTCCCAGAGCCGGTTTCCGCCAGCCCAATAATATCACGACctagaag includes the following:
- the DDX47 gene encoding probable ATP-dependent RNA helicase DDX47; this translates as MAASEERGSPAAVPQTAVEEAETKTFKDLGVTDVLCEACDQLGWTKPTKIQIEAIPLALQGRDIIGLAETGSGKTGAFALPILNVLLETPQRLFALVLTPTRELAFQISEQFEALGSSIGVQCAVIVGGIDSMSQSLALAKKPHIIIATPGRLIDHLENTKGFNLRALKYLVMDEADRILNMDFETEVDKILKVIPRDRKTFLFSATMTKKVQKLQRAALKNPVKCAVSSKYQTVEKLQQYYLFIPSKFKDTYLVYILNELAGNSFMIFCSTCNNTQRTALLLRNLGFTAIPLNGQMSQSKRLGSLNKFKAKARSILLATDVASRGLDIPHVDVVVNFDIPTHSKDYIHRVGRTARAGRSGKSITFVTQYDVELFQRIEHLIGKKLPVFPTQDDEVMMLTERVTEAQRFARMELREHGEKKKRSWEVAGDNDDTEGAIGVRNKVAGGKMKKRKGR